ACAAACTGTTGACACCCAATGAGGGTTTTACATGATACACATTAGATTTTCAACCAGTGTTACAAAAATGTCTATTTCAGAATCTTATCTCAGTTGTGGGCAAATTTCAGTTACTTATATAGGGTGACATTTTAGGCATATAACTGCATAATATGTAGGTACTTGGACTGTAAACCCTCTTAAAAATTACTTTGTGGTAGGTAATAAACTTATTCCAAAGATTGAATAAGTTTCAGTATTTGTATAATCTTGACAGTACCATTCTATTCTGCTTAGAATAGAATTCTTGTCTGAAGTGCCTGTAAAATTGCAGCAGTCATTCAGGATTCCTTATGCATTAGTATTACAATTTGTGCTAAACACAAATGTTTATTCTTACAATGCACAGTTAAAAGTTgtgcttttttccccattatGTGCCATTTAGACAAATGAATTATGCTAAGTTAAACTGGCAGTCCTCTAAATTGACTTATTGAACACTTGGTGAGGCCAGGGGGGGCCATTTTGCTTGTCTCAAAATGAATGATTATGATGAATGCTGATTAAGACCAGAAGCTGATTAGAGATAAGAGCTCTTTAGCGCTTAAATTTTCACTTTAGTACTGAGACAGTGCTCAATTTTTGTTGCAGTCAAGAATACTTTGTGTGCAGCAGATGTTGGCTTGAAACTGAAATGTGGTCTCTGATCCTCTTAGGTATATATTTCCCCACAGGGCGCATGCCGCTAGTTGTATTGCATCACTGTTATGTGTTATGTGATTAATTGTCATGTACAAGCAACAATCGAACATTGCTATGTGATGATCCAGCCTCTTGGTATCATGTAGTgaatgtaatatatatatatatatatatatatatatatatatgagaaaTAGACAATTGGCTAaaagaaacaactaaaacaagAATTTGAAGAATGCATTGCTTCAGAATTAGGACAATATCTGAATACTACTACTATTAATGATAATGTACTAAAGTAACTGCAGTGCATAGGTGTTagatgtttacatttaaaagtcACTCAGAgtgaatgtaaaaataatactgAGTGATTGTGCAGcggtttgttttttcagcagaTGGCCAGAGCAGGAACCGCATGCAGCTGAGAGGTTAGAGATGATCTTCTGCACCTTCCTTCCACAGCACTTTAAAAGGTACAGACAGTTATGGTCTGGTAATGCACTGTGCTGATCTAATCATCCTCTGTAAAGCTTTGTAATCCAGGGTGTTACAGCTGTCAAACAAGGTTATGATACAACCTGCCAGAGTACTCTCGTTGGGGCACCTGTGGAAAATAATCAATATCCTGGAGTACATTCTGAACCTTTTCCTTTGCCAATGAAAAACAGTCTGGGTCTTGCAAATTTGGTTATTACACTGATGTGAGGTGTCAAGCTCAGATGTAGATACCTAAAAACTCAAATTAGCCAACTTTCTCCACCACTCACTTCTCAATGCAAACTGGGCCTAGTGCCCTACAGGTTGTTGTTCTGGTATAATGATGACATGGGACAATAGTGTTGATGGTGGTAAGAGTTTGtcctgccttgcctgctggtggtggtggtggtgtgaaGTGTTACTGAAcgtagtgtgaagtgctttgcTTGATAAAGCACTAAGCAGGTACAGACCATTTACCATGATTTCTATATCTTCTCTGTAGATAGACTCATCGCCCTTTTCGTCTTTTGCTGTAAAATCCCCCGTGAGGTGTCACACAGGTGGCTAAGCTCACATCCCTGAGGAGTCTCAGTGCTGACTATCAGTGTGTTATGATGCTTCATTATGAGTGTCAATGGACATTCAAAACACAGCTGCAAtcatatatatagatatatctatagatatatctacagatatatctatagatatatctatatagtatatgtgtgtgtggggggttgcgtgtgtaggggtgtatgtgtgtatgtcaatcaaagggtttggttgatCAGAGAGCAATTTCCTCCATTTCACACTTCTTAGTAGAGAGCCTGCACACATCTCATGAGCACAGCATAATATTCCCACAAGGTTTAGACAAGCTCTTGTATGCAACCTCTCTTTCAGTCATGCATTTATACCCCCTAAAACCACAAACTACCAAaagacccacacacacacacacacgcaccatGCTCTCCTCTATGGCatgtagcagctatgtagcACAAAGATCTCCTGTGAGTCTCCTCTGGACACAAACATACAACTGTTAggtttgtgtttgcatgtgtgatgaagcaaaaatgtgaccaaaatcatttatttatctaaatgtttctAACACAAGCATCTCTGTCTAAaatttgacaggaaatgtagCTTCTTCCTTTAAACCAAAGGCAGAATGACTGATTATGTAAGCGATATTAGACACTCTTGGCGTTATTGTTTAATCAGTGAGTTAGGCCCACACAGAGAAGCCATCTACTCCAAAGCTAAGAGTAACACTCACATTCAAGGCTAAACAAAACATCTATTGGCAGCTCTAATTCAGAAAAAATGCAATTGTCCACAAGTTGTAATTAACTAACCTCAATCAGCTGGAAAGGGTCTTTAATTAAGTCTTCTTTTGatgaatggaaagaaaaaactgtgCTAAATGCAACCGTGGTTGAAACAACTTCATTTATTGGTATCACATTCCACAAATTATCCGGAAGCTaacacaaaatatgttttaataataaatagaacatttaatagaaacacaatTAGAGGACATCTACCCCAAAGTGAAACTGAGAAAAGAATTCAAGTCTTCTAGAAAAGGCACTCATGCTTGCACACTCTTAGATTTGGTCCAGTACATAAAATCATTGTAAATGAGAGACTGAGGCAAAAAAGGAACTGCAGACGGATCGTAAATGCTAATGACTGCTGGAATGTGGCTTAAAGACATTGCAAAAAGTGATGAAAGCTGTGAAAACAGTCCCAGTTTTGTcctggaataataataataaaaaaacacatacatttttttttttcttatttaaagtcTAGAACACAATTTTTCACTAGCTAATGTGTATCatgtttagaaatgttaaataaccactctacaacaaaaataatgagcctaaaagataaaaaagaaatggatgCTTTCTCAATTGACAAAGTGGTAGTTTTTACTTTCTCTTACCACCATCTGCGTTTAAGGAAGTGTTGGTTTGTTTAAAGTGGATTCGGATGAGGTGCTTCCACACACTATCAGCCACTTTTAATGGATGGCTGCTTGGGAAGGGCCTAATTTAGAGGAGCAGGCAGAAGAATCATTCACTGTAAATAGTCAGCagtaaaattagcattttttttgtaatttcttttttaaccagaaatgcatcaacaaaaaagagagaattgGCTCATCAGCAAATTGCACCCTTTGTCATATTTAATTGCTTTtataggtaggtaggtaggtaggtagatagatagatagatagatagatagatagatagatagatagatagatagatagatagatagatagatagatagatagtcCAAATCACATAAAAGAACAATCAGTAATAAAATTTATAGCATTTATAAACCAGTGGTTAAACTTTTCACTCTTACTGTATATGTGGTGATATCAGTGTTATTACCTAATATTGTAGTTTTATTAATCTGGGACTATTCATACATCTTGAACTTAAGCATATCTGTCTTACTGTTAAGCTGTTAAATGCTAAACTATTACAAGAGGTACTTGTAATAGAAGtacttttgcaataaaagaTGTATAACACCAACATAATCAAACATAACCATAACTTTTCTCCAGACTTTATGTATGTCACAGTAGGCAAGCTGAGTCTCTCTCTGTCAGCTGTTTTGCCTGAAAACAAAAGCTAGATGTGCTGACTATACTCCTACTTAGCTCCTGACATTGTTCTGGGGAAAATCTAGATGCTACGAAGTTGAATCCATGTCATGCATGTGGATGAAGTTCACAGGTTTTATCATCCCATCCTGGATTGCCCTGCAAAAGACACATTTGAAGTATGTTAACTATTTTTTTAGGCAAAGTCTCCCacattcaccagacacaaacatacacaataaataaataaataaataaatgagttatCTCTCACCACAGAGCAGCTAGATATGCTCAACACCatcagaaaacaacatgaatcATGTTTTCCCTTTTCCTTACCCTTAGAACTGTTACACAACAGCCACACACAAGAACACTAACAGGGGGTCTTTGTGTCCGTTTTCTCTCCTCTTGCCTGTTACACACTGTTCTGCAACTTTCCCTGATTCCCCGGAGATGTGATCTTATAGGCAAAGCTtcgaaaaacaaaaaagaaacaataaaaatggtGCAATAAGGTCCGCCCTGCAGCAGAGATTCCTACAGGGCTGACATATTTGCAATGACATCATATTCTTTCCATGTTTCAACACCTTTAAAACAATGGGACTTACAGGACCGAAGCATGTAAATGTGACCATTGTTTCCCGAAGATGAATCCTGGAAATAGAAGTGAGTTGCCCAGACTAAAAATTAGGTATATATATCAGGAAACTTAAGGATATGAAAACAGATGTTCAGTTGATAGCATCCCGGGGGGGAAGGTATCAGAACACCAAAAGGTCAGTAAATACAGGAATGCATCTTCATGTTAAAACAACAAGTTCATGGGGTATTGCTTTGAGTGAATTATTCATGAATAAGAGCATAATCTACTTTACCAGGGCAATCAACAAGGACAGGTTTTACCTGATAAGGTGGGTCTCTATAATTGTAAGAAGGGTAAATGATCACTTCCTTGATTATTGAAACACCAatttcctctgttattgatatACCTCAGAATCACAGTGCAACAATATCCACTCTCTACTTCCTAAGCAACAAAATGAACCTATAGGTCCCAATAGAAGTGAATCATACTCGTTCTAGGAACAGAGTTATAGCTTCATTGAATTGACAGTGTATAGCTTCTCTGCATTGTTGTatatagaaaacagaaatttgcAAGTTCAAgtctctattttttatttatttagttattttacaaattagtactaatatacagtatattgttaTATATTCTGGAGTATAACCTTAGTTATCTACAGTCATACCTCTTgaattttccacatttctgttttttgtaaattatggGACATTTTAATGTGATATACCATCACCACATAGCACGTAATTGCAAAGTCTAAGAATGTTCTTTGTGTTGTCTCTGTTTTGCCCTGTGATGAACTGGTGACCTTTCCAGGTTGCTACCTCACCTCTCGCCCAATTAGCTTTCTTTATAGACAATGGATCGATGGCTTTTTCTTCCATATCATAATTATGCATTACTTTCAGTTAATGCTAGTTCAAAACAATGTTGTTGTACCTGTAATGTGAGACAATCTGAACAATGTTTGAGGGGTATGAATATATTTACTTGACATTATAtccattttttatgtaatgCAGCTCAATTTGCTGAATTACATTAACTCATTCAAGAAGTTtctttaataacatttttgtatttgtatgttttatacGATAAAAGCATTTTGCAAACAGAGTGGCTTTCTGGGCAGATTCCAAAGAATTGAATTTGTTATTGTCAAGACACTGCCAGACTATTTCTCTGGGGGTCATCTTGAACATGTCTGTTTTAAGACCTGACAACATTCCTTCTGTGTTGTGTCACATGGGTGGAGAGACCGCTGTTATTAAGTTATCGGTCGTTCTATCTGCCCTTCAGTAGCCTCGAATTGATCACAGCTGCAGCCCTGCAAGAGGCAGTGTTCGGTGCATGTGTGTAAGAACGGAGGATGCTTTCAGAAGAAAACAGAGTCTCAGTTTGCCACATGAGAACACGTCTTCAGAATATGCTTTTGCTTTGAGCGTCTTGCATGACAACCCAAAGGTGAACAAAACACAAGCCTCTGAACTGAGCTGGAAATTGTGCTCTGATGCTaatctcttcctcttcttcgtTTGCTCAGGAAGAATGAATACCCAAGATAAAAGGCCAGTAATGGTGAGACTGTAAGCTGATAGGTTCAATGGATGATAAATGAACTTAGGCTAAtccaggcaaaagaaaatgaggaaTAAAACACAGGCTGTGAGGCAGTTGTGTACCTCTGTTCATGCTCAGAAAAAGCAATCTCATTAGCCCTGACATTAGCTGCTTCACCTTTACATCAACATTTAGACAGAATGAGTATTTCTAACAATTAATGGGACGAGTTGGAGTACTCATGGGTTCTTTTAATAATTCACCACAATGACTCCCTTCCTTTCTTCTGTTGCTTCTTTTAGTCTTCCATAGCCATTTTTTTGACCACAAACTTCCTCCTGGGGTAGAAGTTGGAAACTTGAATCATGCCGTTCTGCTTGTTGCTGTCGGGCAGAGACACCAGCACATTAAGGCAACACCAAGGATTTTTGCAACAGTGAATATCACAATCTCACAACATCATTTGAGGCAGAGAGGAACTGGCTCAGCTCATAAACTGTCTGTGCTTCTTAGCCAACTGACACTGACTGTCACAAATGGTGGACCAAGCTGAACCGAAAgcagtgtgtgttttctgcacTGTCAACactgcacagaaaaaaacatactgGCATCACTCTCTCAGCATTTTTAAGTCAATGTGATGCataaatttttttgtcatcCTGCGTTTATTTCAGCATAAATGTCATCAATCCACACACAATTCCACGTAAAAGCAAagcaaattcacattttatatgTATTTGGATATGGTGTGGTAAAATTTAAACGGCCTTGATCTGTAGTGCCATCCAAGAGCACTACAGACCAGGGCTTCTCATTTCATCTTATTGCTGAAATGAAGAGATTCAATGTGAGAAGTGTAAATGTACTCATCAGGATCATGCATGTCATATTAACTTGGTATTTTCTTGCCAGAATAAACTTCAGTGATTTTTAACTGGAAATGTAAGTTTGTGTCTTAACCTAATGCTAATGCAGACAATTAAGCTTTGAGCAAGCTTCTGGAATAATTCTACCTGGATATTTGTTGTTCTCATCAGAGATTTTAGGATTCATTAAAATTatcattgttattttttctttggcaTTAACTCAACTTTTAACAACAATCTCTGTCATTCAACTGTGTTTGATTTGGTGGAAGTTGAAGAAATTCGAGAAAGTCCTCCTTCAGTATCTCATCTACTTTGCATCCAATTCAATTCTGGACTAGAGACAATTTCCAAAGAATTAAAACTTATACTcttaagttttaaaactttaagttgTTTGCTGCTTTAAATGCCATAAATTATGATGCTACATTTTAATTAAGCCATAATGGAGAATTGTGTATAAATCAATGTAATAAAAGTggtttcaaattatttaaggTTTAAGTATGTAACATAAACATGCAAGTGTAAAAGAAGAACCTACATTAGTGGCATCAGGCTGTGGAGGAAGGTCTCAGTGTGGTCCTCTGCTTTGTCCCCCTCTAGATGAGCCAAGTAGGTGTAGAGATGGGAGAAGGTATCGAATGGGATCCTCGAAGGGCCACCCTCCTCATCAGTTGTCAGGATCTCACAGGCGTACTTCATAGAGCTTATAAGAGTCTGGAAAACGCCAACGACGGAAGCACAGACAAAGGAGTTCCatgcaaaataagaaaaaaaataataattggcAAGAAAATTAATATGCATTCAGCTTTGAAAAGCAATTACATGCCACATGTTATGtgtataaagaaataaataagagCCCactgatattaaataaataaataaacgagtGTAGGTCGAGACTGCCCTCATGTGGTTTAAGTGTTCAACCGACTTGATCGCATCTTTTCCAAAACTGCACAGTACTTTCCTAATTcctggttgttgttgttttttcttcttttgcagaCACAAAGACATCTACATGCTGAAATAAATTCTCTTTAATCTGCCTCCAGTGCTGCTTCTCCTTGGTCCAAAAACGATTGGCTTCACTGGAGAAAATTGATTCATGTTAAAGAAAAAGGCTTATGGAATCCTTCTGTCCGCAGCCTGCGAAGCCAAAAAAAGAGAGCCTGGACCAAAGATCTCTGAGTCTAGGTTTGTTCCACTAGATGCTCAGACGAGGAGATGAAGAAACACAACTCCTAAGGTTCTCCTCTTAACCTTCAGATTAAGTAGTAAGAAGCAGTATTAGAAATTAGATTTTGCCTTGTGTTAGACCTCACCCCTCCAAGAGCACTACAGCCCAGGGCAAAAAACTCCATCCAGTTGATTTTCGAATCAAAGCTGCCCAACGACAGCAGAGCCTCCAGTTGTTCCATGGGAAGACATAGAGCCTTCCATTTCAGCTGCACATCCTCTTTGCTGCAAGTTTCCTTTGGAGACAACTGTGACAGGGTGGGAAAAGAAGAGAGATGCAAATACATAGGTGAAAACTGTGAGTTTACGTGCATCCTTATTGTAATATCCCAAACAATAATACAACACTGCTTTTAGTAGACATGTCTAGTTGAAAAATTAGCATAAGTAAAATCTCAGCATAGACGGAAAGAGGGATTTTCATTAAAGTTAACTACaaagaaggtaaaaataatttaacaatgaTATATAACAACAACAGTTTTGAGCAAACTCTTCCTACCTGCTTATGGAGGATCTTCAGTAGACCTGGAGTCAGTCCAGTGTCAGTCTTCTGAGTGGCAACATTCATCTCCAGCCTCTCCTTTACTGGAAGACACTCCCCTTTGGCCAGCGCATTGAAGTATCTGGGATGTAGTTTTGGCATGTAATAACCACACATTATATTGATATAGAGTGTAGCAGTGTAAAAATGAGCATGTGCACCTCAACCAgcttaataatattttatattattgaGCTGGATGAATAGAGGAGTTGTACTCATGTATTGTTCATGACACCTGTTTGATCTTGATCTTGTTTCAACAATATTTTGATATGAATTTACAGGCAGGGTGACTTTCAGTATCTCTCGAAGGAAGCAGAGCTTTGTTTTACCTCcgttatttttttgcacaaaggAAATTTGTAACATGTTGCTCGATTTTAGGTCTTTATAAAAGCTCTGTAGGTTAACACAATAGTAGACAGGACAATCCTAGGGGAAGAGAAACAAACATCCTGTATGCTTCGAATTCAGCCAgcatgttaaacattttatttttttactttgttaagAGAAGGCATTTAGTTTAACCACAGAAACTGCATGGACGCCCCTGGGAGCTAATTACAGCCTGTCAGTAGTAAGGGAGAGAGGTGCACAGGTGAAAGATAGCTTGGAGAtactttttatgaattatttgaCGGAATAAATAAACCACAGCAAAATCGCACACGTCTATCCCCCCCCCCAAACGATGTTGATGACATTTAACACTTACGCTGAACACCACTGCAGCAAATCTTTGGGCTGTGTTCGGATAGCTGCCTTGGTGAAGCATTTGAGGATGTCCGGTAGCTCGGGAGGGATGTTGATTTGTTGGGAGCAATAGAATGTGTCTGGAAGAGGCATGCCTATAGTGTGTACACATTGCAATACAGTCAGGTTAGCAGATAAACACAAACCAATAGAAAGCCAATTTTCTTGACTTTGTGCCCATACTCGTGGAAACATGACTAATTTTGGTAGGCACAGTAATGTCCACAATGATGCATAATAGTATCAAGTAAAAAGTTTAACTATAAGATAAAGCTACCCGAATCTAtccaattaaaagaaaaatagtaataggacaaatattacatttaaatgagaaataatatagATTTTTGATCAGTTATTTGCTCAATTCATTTCGGCTTATCTTTTAACACTTAcacgttttattattttcagttctTTCCAGCTGATTAAAACGTTGACTAAAAATGTTAAGATACCTACCTGGAGAATAACGGCTGTGgacaaagactaaaaaaaaacaacaaaaaaaaagaagaaattttttaattaaaggcGAGCCGAGAGGTTAAAATGCAGCTGTTTCGAACACACAGTATTGTAGTATGTTTGTCGCCTAGCAACGGAGTTCTTCTTCTTGAGAGGTAAAGAGTAAGGAATGTTGTCATATCGCCCTCTGTCTTCCTTCTGCCTGTGTAAAAATCGTGTCTGATTAATACGTCGCACTTCTACGACAATGAGTGAGTGTCATacttaaagacaaaatatgGTTCATTATTTCCACgattaaacacacacacgtatatagtttacattatttttatatttaaaaggttttgggGCGTATTCATAATTAGGACAGCTTGTAAATTTGTGTTTgacttgggggaaaaaatggctAAATATAAAGCACATATTCATCGTTAAAACAGCTTTTCCCACAAAATGTACGCCAAAGTTTCTCTGCTGTTGTATGCATATGccatgatgtgaaaaaaaaatattagtaaaaaaaaaatagcactctggaaaccagttaaaatattttctggtacAGCTGCCAAGGTCTCTCACATTCCTTTATTAATAAATAGtaaatctaaactaaaaagATCACCAAGAAATATTAAatgcaattttgaaaaatctaTGTCAGTTATTACAATTCAGGGTAATCATGTAATTTATTGACCAATAGTGTAATTTGAGCTCAAAATCCATATTTGAGATCTACAATTTTAATCTATTCGGGTGTGTTGGAAACTGCATTAAATCCAAACTATTATGCCCTATGTAATTAATGTATCCCTCGTAATCAAAAGGAAAGCCATCTGCAAATTatcttagaaaaaaatctggagAAACTCATCTGTGGCAGCCGGAAATTCAACAGGcaaaagattttattattaaacagcATCTCAAAAATACAGATCTTAACAGACCGAATAGAAAACAAGAATACAACTACAATTATTTGGTAATAACCAAAGAGACACGGACAAAAAGAGacacagttcttaacccaacgCTCAACGGAAGCATGATAGCTGAGTGACAGGCatatttacac
This portion of the Xiphophorus hellerii strain 12219 chromosome 21, Xiphophorus_hellerii-4.1, whole genome shotgun sequence genome encodes:
- the ropn1l gene encoding ropporin-1-like protein isoform X2 codes for the protein MPLPDTFYCSQQINIPPELPDILKCFTKAAIRTQPKDLLQWCSAYFNALAKGECLPVKERLEMNVATQKTDTGLTPGLLKILHKQLSPKETCSKEDVQLKWKALCLPMEQLEALLSLGSFDSKINWMEFFALGCSALGGTLISSMKYACEILTTDEEGGPSRIPFDTFSHLYTYLAHLEGDKAEDHTETFLHSLMPLMAIQDGMIKPVNFIHMHDMDSTS
- the ropn1l gene encoding ropporin-1-like protein isoform X1, with amino-acid sequence MPLPDTFYCSQQINIPPELPDILKCFTKAAIRTQPKDLLQWCSAYFNALAKGECLPVKERLEMNVATQKTDTGLTPGLLKILHKQLSPKETCSKEDVQLKWKALCLPMEQLEALLSLGSFDSKINWMEFFALGCSALGGTLISSMKYACEILTTDEEGGPSRIPFDTFSHLYTYLAHLEGDKAEDHTETFLHSLMPLINKQNGMIQVSNFYPRRKFVVKKMAMED